Proteins found in one Solitalea lacus genomic segment:
- a CDS encoding 4-hydroxyproline epimerase: MASKTFFCIDAHTCGNPVRVVAGGGPMLDGANMSEKRQHFLREYDWIRKGLMFEPRGHDMMSGSILYPPTDPSNDVGVLFIETSGCLPMCGHGTIGTVTIALEQGLISPKTPGVLHLEVPAGLVKIEYKQEGKKVKSVKITNIKSYLAAENLTVECPDLGELTIDVSYGGNFYAIVDPQPNFKGIQEYTADQLISWSRVLRNRINEKYSFVHPENPTINGCSHILWAGDPLDSTSTARNAVFYGDKAIDRSPCGTGTSARLAQWYAKGKLQPGEEFIHESIIGSKFIGRIEAVTELNGKPAIIPSIEGWARVFGYNTITIDDDDPYAHGFQVI, encoded by the coding sequence ATGGCGAGTAAAACATTTTTTTGTATCGATGCACATACCTGCGGTAACCCTGTAAGAGTGGTTGCGGGTGGAGGCCCTATGCTTGATGGGGCCAATATGAGTGAGAAAAGGCAACATTTTCTAAGGGAATACGATTGGATCAGAAAAGGGTTGATGTTTGAGCCTCGTGGGCATGATATGATGAGTGGAAGTATATTGTATCCACCTACAGATCCGTCAAACGATGTTGGAGTTTTATTCATTGAAACCAGTGGGTGTTTACCAATGTGTGGACACGGAACTATTGGGACTGTAACCATTGCTTTGGAACAAGGACTCATCAGTCCTAAAACGCCAGGGGTATTACATTTAGAAGTACCCGCTGGTTTGGTGAAAATAGAATATAAGCAAGAAGGTAAAAAAGTAAAGTCGGTTAAAATTACTAATATCAAATCCTATCTGGCGGCAGAGAACTTAACCGTTGAATGTCCTGATTTGGGAGAGCTTACAATTGATGTTTCTTACGGAGGTAATTTTTATGCAATCGTAGATCCTCAGCCGAATTTTAAAGGCATTCAGGAATACACTGCTGACCAACTAATTTCATGGAGTAGGGTGCTGCGTAATCGCATCAATGAAAAGTATTCGTTTGTACATCCTGAAAACCCCACCATTAACGGATGTAGCCATATTTTATGGGCAGGTGATCCCTTAGATTCTACCTCAACTGCTCGCAATGCAGTGTTTTATGGTGATAAAGCCATCGACCGTTCACCTTGCGGTACCGGAACTTCTGCACGTTTAGCCCAATGGTACGCGAAGGGTAAATTACAACCCGGTGAAGAATTTATTCATGAAAGTATTATCGGGTCAAAATTTATAGGTCGGATTGAAGCTGTAACAGAATTGAACGGTAAGCCGGCAATTATTCCAAGCATTGAAGGCTGGGCAAGAGTATTCGGTTATAATACCATTACCATTGATGATGATGATCCGTATGCACACGGGTTTCAGGTTATTTAG
- a CDS encoding MmcQ/YjbR family DNA-binding protein: MGLSGDFGVSVKVTDEDFSLMIERDGIVPAPYLARYKWIYISNPNALNEAEWQKIIKESYALIKGKLPKKVLNSLI; encoded by the coding sequence ATGGGTTTATCCGGAGATTTTGGAGTTTCGGTTAAAGTTACTGATGAAGACTTTAGTTTAATGATTGAACGAGATGGGATAGTGCCTGCTCCATACCTTGCTCGTTATAAATGGATTTACATTTCAAACCCAAATGCATTGAATGAAGCTGAGTGGCAAAAAATAATTAAGGAATCATATGCACTTATAAAAGGAAAATTGCCCAAAAAGGTGCTTAATAGCCTGATTTAA
- a CDS encoding M1 family metallopeptidase: protein MKKALLFIFCVCCSLNLFAQGGIYNDNKFHQLQELWPTPNDYRNGSGAPGHAYWQQKVDYNIKVELNDDNQSVTGSETITYHNNSPDALTYLWIQLDQNIYATNSDSYLTQTNGKVENMSFEGFERLVNPKTKLGYQIRSVKDATGKTLLFTINKTMMRVDLPQPLKPGATFSFSVDWFNYINDSRKNGGRGSMEYFAEDGNYIYEMAQWFPRLCVYDDVNGWQHKQFLGTGEFALEFGDYKVSITVPADHIVMATGVLQNAAQVLSKKQLNLLEDAKTSTKKPIIIVSQDEASSKEKTHSKEKKTWVFYGDNVRDFAWASSRKFIWDAMGVNVNGKTVLAMSAYPKEGNPLWEKYSTQAIAHTLEVYSRYTFDYPYPVAISVNGPVGGMEYPMICFNGPRPEKDGTYSSDTKYGLISVVIHEVGHNFFPMIINSDERQWSWMDEGLNTFLQYLSEQEWEQNYPSRRGEPRNIIQYMSSDKSTLEPIMSNSESIIQFGNNAYGKPATALNILRETIMGRELFDYSFKEYAKRWKFKHPQPADFFRTMEDASGVDLDWFWRGWFYGTDAVDIAIKNVSWYKIDSQNPDIEKTAKRKQQKETPLSMSDQRNQSSIKEYRVDRFPELQDFYNKYDALAITDQERKRYQALVSNLNESEKQAASASTNIYLIDFENIGGLVMPLIMQMEYEDGTKEVIRIPAEIWRKNNQKVSKLFVTEKPVKQFVLDPFKETADIDLTNNNYPAQAVASQFQLFKQKQREKQPNLMQLERNSASSGAPQQNK, encoded by the coding sequence ATGAAAAAAGCTTTACTATTTATTTTTTGTGTTTGTTGTTCACTTAATTTATTTGCACAAGGAGGCATTTACAACGACAACAAATTTCATCAACTACAAGAGCTTTGGCCTACTCCGAATGATTATAGGAATGGCTCAGGGGCTCCTGGTCATGCTTACTGGCAGCAAAAAGTTGATTATAACATTAAGGTGGAGTTGAACGATGACAATCAGAGCGTTACTGGCTCAGAAACCATCACCTACCACAATAACTCACCTGATGCACTGACTTACTTATGGATTCAGCTTGATCAGAACATTTATGCCACTAACTCAGATAGCTACCTAACACAAACGAATGGCAAGGTTGAAAACATGAGTTTTGAAGGCTTTGAACGATTAGTGAATCCTAAAACCAAACTCGGTTACCAGATCAGATCGGTAAAAGATGCTACTGGCAAAACCTTATTGTTTACCATCAACAAAACGATGATGCGTGTTGACTTACCTCAACCGCTAAAGCCAGGTGCAACATTTAGTTTTTCTGTTGATTGGTTTAACTATATCAATGATTCACGTAAAAACGGTGGGCGTGGATCGATGGAATACTTTGCCGAAGATGGCAACTATATTTATGAAATGGCCCAATGGTTCCCTCGTCTTTGTGTTTATGACGATGTAAACGGATGGCAGCATAAACAATTTTTAGGCACTGGTGAATTTGCTCTTGAATTTGGTGATTACAAAGTAAGTATTACTGTTCCTGCTGATCACATTGTAATGGCAACCGGTGTGTTGCAAAATGCAGCGCAAGTACTAAGTAAAAAACAGTTAAACTTACTTGAGGATGCTAAAACCTCAACCAAAAAACCTATAATAATTGTTTCTCAAGACGAAGCAAGCTCAAAAGAAAAAACTCATTCTAAGGAGAAAAAGACCTGGGTATTTTATGGAGATAATGTTCGTGATTTTGCCTGGGCATCCTCTCGAAAATTTATTTGGGATGCTATGGGTGTAAACGTAAACGGAAAAACAGTCTTGGCAATGTCAGCTTATCCTAAAGAGGGTAATCCGCTTTGGGAAAAGTACTCTACTCAAGCCATTGCTCATACTTTAGAAGTTTATTCGCGTTATACATTTGACTACCCTTATCCTGTTGCCATTTCAGTAAATGGACCAGTTGGAGGTATGGAATATCCTATGATCTGCTTCAATGGCCCACGCCCCGAGAAAGATGGCACCTATTCGTCTGATACCAAATACGGTTTAATCTCAGTAGTGATTCACGAAGTTGGACATAACTTCTTTCCTATGATTATAAACTCAGATGAACGTCAATGGAGCTGGATGGATGAAGGATTGAATACCTTTTTACAGTACTTAAGTGAGCAGGAATGGGAACAAAATTATCCCTCAAGAAGAGGTGAGCCTCGCAATATAATTCAATATATGTCGAGTGATAAATCCACGTTAGAGCCAATCATGTCGAACTCTGAGTCAATTATCCAATTTGGTAATAATGCATATGGTAAACCTGCAACAGCTTTAAACATTTTGCGCGAAACCATTATGGGCCGTGAATTATTTGATTATTCCTTTAAAGAATATGCTAAACGCTGGAAGTTTAAACATCCACAACCTGCCGATTTCTTTAGAACCATGGAAGATGCATCTGGGGTTGACCTTGACTGGTTTTGGCGTGGATGGTTTTACGGAACCGATGCAGTGGATATTGCCATTAAAAATGTAAGCTGGTACAAAATCGATTCACAAAACCCTGATATTGAAAAAACGGCTAAGCGTAAACAACAAAAAGAAACACCGCTTTCCATGTCGGACCAACGTAATCAAAGCAGTATTAAGGAATACCGAGTTGACCGCTTTCCGGAGTTACAGGATTTCTATAACAAATACGATGCTTTAGCAATTACAGACCAGGAGCGTAAACGTTATCAAGCTCTTGTCAGTAATTTAAACGAAAGTGAGAAACAAGCAGCGTCGGCTTCAACTAATATTTACTTAATCGACTTTGAAAACATTGGTGGTTTAGTAATGCCTTTAATAATGCAAATGGAGTATGAAGACGGAACTAAAGAAGTTATTCGCATTCCTGCTGAAATTTGGAGAAAAAATAATCAGAAAGTTTCGAAATTGTTTGTTACCGAAAAACCGGTTAAACAGTTCGTTTTAGACCCATTTAAAGAAACTGCCGATATCGATTTAACAAACAATAATTATCCAGCACAAGCCGTAGCATCACAGTTTCAACTTTTCAAGCAAAAGCAGCGCGAAAAACAACCAAACTTAATGCAACTTGAAAGGAACTCTGCATCATCTGGAGCACCTCAACAAAACAAATAA
- a CDS encoding aldehyde dehydrogenase (NADP(+)), translated as MGKQLTPACPFFVYVKMMGLQEIQLTDLQQVESVMQNALHAANSYKSIGKEQKADFLEEIAKQIELLGNDLIQTAMAETNLPEARLVGERGRTCNQLRMFASMVREGSWVEASIDTAQPQRLPLPKPDLRKMLIPLGPVVVFGASNFPLAFSTAGGDTASALAAGCPVIVKAHSAHRKTSVLVASAIAKAIKIVNVPENVFQHVVGRYDIGQALVKHPVAQAVAFTGSFTGGKALFDIANQRHRPIPVFAEMGSVNPVCLLPEKLEGEAVSLAKELAASITQGVGQFCTNPGLMIAIESDALVTFTEHLKEAIHQVAPAKMLHPGIAQSYHEGISSVFSDEDLTVLAAVDKIDDESGNALVATVPALVFLERPSLHQEIFGPYSLLVKCKDKAEMLAVVNALEGQLTATIMGTESDINQYTDLLNKLTSIAGRVMINNVPTGVEVCPSMVHGGPFPATTDARFTSVGTSSVKRFVRPVCFQNFSQSILPLELQDGNPGQIWRLVDGVFSKS; from the coding sequence ATGGGCAAGCAATTAACGCCGGCTTGCCCTTTTTTTGTTTATGTTAAAATGATGGGTTTACAGGAAATTCAATTAACAGACTTGCAGCAGGTAGAATCAGTAATGCAAAATGCCTTACACGCTGCAAATTCATATAAATCAATTGGCAAAGAACAAAAAGCCGATTTTTTAGAAGAGATAGCCAAGCAAATAGAGCTGTTAGGCAATGACCTTATTCAAACTGCAATGGCAGAAACCAATTTGCCAGAAGCACGTTTAGTTGGAGAGCGTGGCCGTACTTGTAACCAGCTGAGAATGTTTGCTTCAATGGTGCGCGAAGGATCATGGGTAGAGGCTAGCATCGATACAGCCCAGCCTCAGCGTTTGCCTCTTCCTAAACCAGACCTCCGTAAAATGTTGATTCCTTTAGGACCGGTTGTGGTATTTGGGGCTAGCAACTTTCCATTAGCTTTTTCAACAGCTGGAGGAGATACTGCATCTGCATTGGCTGCCGGTTGTCCGGTAATAGTAAAAGCGCACTCTGCTCATAGAAAGACTTCAGTTTTAGTAGCAAGTGCTATTGCAAAAGCTATAAAAATTGTTAATGTACCTGAAAATGTGTTTCAGCATGTAGTAGGCAGGTATGATATTGGTCAGGCTTTGGTTAAGCATCCGGTAGCCCAGGCTGTGGCCTTTACCGGTTCATTTACCGGAGGTAAAGCACTTTTCGATATTGCTAACCAGCGCCATCGTCCAATTCCTGTTTTTGCTGAAATGGGTAGTGTCAATCCAGTGTGCTTATTACCTGAAAAACTTGAGGGTGAGGCTGTATCATTGGCTAAAGAATTAGCTGCTTCGATTACGCAAGGGGTAGGCCAGTTTTGTACCAACCCAGGCTTGATGATAGCTATTGAGAGTGATGCTTTAGTTACTTTTACAGAACATTTAAAAGAAGCAATTCATCAGGTTGCCCCTGCAAAGATGTTACATCCGGGAATTGCACAATCCTACCATGAAGGGATAAGCTCGGTGTTTAGCGACGAAGATTTAACAGTTTTAGCAGCTGTTGATAAAATCGACGATGAATCAGGGAATGCACTTGTTGCAACAGTTCCTGCCCTGGTATTTTTAGAGAGACCGTCTTTACATCAGGAGATTTTTGGCCCGTATTCTTTGCTGGTTAAATGTAAAGATAAGGCTGAAATGTTAGCAGTTGTAAACGCTCTTGAAGGCCAGTTAACTGCAACCATTATGGGTACTGAGTCAGATATTAACCAATATACTGACTTATTAAACAAATTAACTTCTATAGCCGGTCGTGTAATGATCAATAATGTGCCAACTGGTGTAGAGGTATGCCCGTCAATGGTTCATGGTGGTCCGTTTCCGGCAACAACCGATGCCCGTTTTACCTCTGTTGGAACATCTTCAGTTAAACGATTTGTTCGTCCGGTTTGCTTCCAGAACTTTTCTCAAAGCATATTGCCATTAGAATTACAGGATGGTAACCCAGGGCAAATTTGGAGATTGGTAGATGGAGTGTTTTCAAAATCATAA
- a CDS encoding HupE/UreJ family protein produces the protein MDQFITFLQQGFFHILDLEGYDHILFLFAICAIYDIKDRKKIFWIITSFTIAHSITLALCALNLIIIDGAIVEFLIAFTIFFTCIENLFIPLLNNYRVLFSGFFGLIHGMGFSRLLKDLFMGMEFNAFTTLLPFNIGLELGQIIIITAILLIIYMLARFLKLKSQPINYLISVPVLIQAMIWMWQRFPTNYFF, from the coding sequence ATGGATCAGTTCATTACATTTCTGCAGCAAGGTTTTTTCCATATTCTCGATCTTGAAGGCTACGATCATATCCTCTTCCTTTTTGCAATTTGTGCTATTTATGATATTAAAGATCGGAAAAAGATTTTTTGGATAATCACCTCCTTTACTATCGCCCACTCTATTACACTTGCTCTTTGTGCACTTAACCTCATTATTATAGATGGTGCCATAGTTGAATTTTTGATTGCCTTTACCATTTTTTTTACCTGTATTGAGAATTTATTTATTCCTCTACTAAATAACTATCGGGTGTTATTTTCAGGCTTTTTCGGATTGATCCATGGCATGGGATTTTCTCGGTTATTAAAAGATTTATTTATGGGTATGGAGTTTAATGCATTCACTACTCTCTTGCCATTTAACATCGGACTGGAGCTAGGTCAAATTATTATAATTACAGCTATATTATTGATTATTTACATGCTTGCTCGTTTCCTGAAACTCAAATCTCAACCAATAAACTACCTTATTTCAGTTCCGGTTTTAATTCAGGCTATGATTTGGATGTGGCAACGATTTCCGACAAACTATTTTTTTTGA
- a CDS encoding NAD(P)/FAD-dependent oxidoreductase: MSAQKEIVIVGGGVIGLCSAYYLSKAGHKITIIDKSDMLSSCSIGNAGMIVPSHFIPLAAPGMIAQGIKWMFSSESPFYVKPRLNFDLASWGLKFYKAANTAKVEQAMPALRDISLLSRRLFDDLSNDQDLAFSFEGKGLVMLCKSEQTLEEETHVAHQANELGIKAIVLNREEVWQKEPDLKPDVIGGVFFPGDAHCYPNAFVQSLLVSVQKQGVKIIRNTEVKGFTTTKDKIDAVITDSEHIRADEIIVAGGSWSSQMVKTLGLSIPIQAGKGYSITLDQPSVNLNYPSILCEARVAMTPMAGKLRVGGTMEISGINSDINLKRVAGIIKSVPEYFPTMSLQMPKTEQIWSGLRPCSPDGLPYIGKSRKYKNLIVATGHAMMGLSLAPATGVIVQELIDGNKPSVNIDLFSPDRYN; the protein is encoded by the coding sequence ATGTCAGCTCAAAAAGAAATAGTCATTGTTGGAGGCGGGGTAATTGGACTTTGTTCGGCTTATTATTTAAGTAAGGCTGGGCATAAGATTACCATTATCGATAAATCTGACATGTTGAGCAGTTGTTCAATTGGTAATGCGGGTATGATTGTGCCTAGCCATTTTATACCGTTGGCTGCTCCTGGAATGATTGCACAAGGAATTAAATGGATGTTTAGTTCTGAAAGTCCATTTTATGTAAAGCCAAGGCTGAATTTTGATTTAGCATCATGGGGGCTGAAATTTTATAAGGCTGCCAATACTGCTAAGGTTGAACAAGCCATGCCTGCATTACGTGATATCAGTTTATTAAGTCGAAGGTTGTTTGATGATTTGTCAAATGATCAGGACCTGGCATTCTCATTTGAAGGTAAAGGCTTGGTAATGTTGTGTAAATCTGAACAAACATTGGAAGAAGAGACTCATGTTGCACATCAGGCAAACGAATTAGGCATTAAAGCAATAGTGCTTAATAGGGAAGAGGTATGGCAGAAAGAGCCTGATCTAAAACCTGATGTGATAGGAGGAGTTTTCTTTCCGGGAGATGCCCATTGCTACCCCAATGCATTTGTACAAAGCCTTCTTGTATCAGTGCAAAAACAAGGTGTTAAAATCATCCGAAACACTGAGGTAAAAGGATTTACCACAACTAAGGATAAAATTGATGCTGTAATCACAGATTCGGAACATATTAGGGCTGATGAAATTATTGTAGCAGGAGGCTCATGGTCTTCACAGATGGTCAAAACTTTGGGCTTATCTATTCCGATTCAAGCAGGAAAAGGTTATAGTATTACTCTGGATCAACCTTCTGTAAATTTGAACTATCCATCAATTTTATGCGAAGCCCGTGTTGCTATGACTCCAATGGCGGGTAAACTACGCGTAGGTGGAACAATGGAAATCTCAGGTATTAATTCAGATATTAATTTGAAAAGGGTAGCAGGGATAATTAAGTCAGTGCCGGAGTACTTTCCGACAATGAGTTTGCAAATGCCGAAAACTGAACAGATATGGAGTGGCTTACGTCCATGTTCTCCTGATGGACTTCCTTATATCGGTAAAAGTCGCAAATACAAAAATTTGATTGTTGCCACAGGTCATGCAATGATGGGACTTAGTTTGGCACCAGCAACAGGAGTAATTGTTCAAGAATTGATTGATGGAAACAAACCTTCTGTCAATATTGATTTGTTCTCTCCGGATCGGTACAATTAA
- a CDS encoding DUF6702 family protein, with the protein MKKLLFILLFLLISIKGHSHKFYTSMTQMEYNSQNKSVEVIMNIFWDDVEAALNKKYKKKLTVGSKEFTACLRQYLTQTFQIKNSKSQLKPFEFIGTEINGMTLSVYLEIPLPEGLQNAELQNSVLIDDFEGQTNIVNITSGKAKRTLLFKEGECKKKIVF; encoded by the coding sequence ATGAAAAAGCTTCTGTTCATTCTTTTATTCCTGCTTATTTCAATAAAAGGCCATAGCCATAAATTTTATACTTCGATGACACAAATGGAATACAACAGCCAAAACAAGTCTGTAGAGGTAATCATGAATATATTTTGGGATGATGTAGAAGCTGCACTGAATAAAAAATACAAGAAGAAATTAACTGTTGGGTCCAAAGAGTTTACAGCATGTTTGAGGCAATACTTAACTCAAACATTTCAAATTAAAAACTCTAAATCACAGCTTAAGCCTTTTGAGTTTATTGGAACAGAGATAAACGGAATGACTCTTAGTGTTTATCTGGAAATACCTTTACCCGAGGGCTTACAAAACGCAGAGTTACAGAATTCGGTATTAATTGACGATTTTGAAGGCCAAACCAATATTGTAAACATTACATCAGGAAAAGCAAAGAGAACTTTATTGTTTAAGGAAGGTGAATGCAAAAAGAAAATTGTCTTTTAA
- a CDS encoding glycerol-3-phosphate dehydrogenase/oxidase, with protein MKRQQMLDAINLMEGQTWDIIIVGGGATGLGAAVESATRGYKTLLLEQEDFAKGTSSRSTKLIHGGVRYLQQGNLSLVLEALKERGLLIQNAPHLVHNLSFIVPNYNWWSGPFYGIGLKFYDLLAGKLGLGPSEFLSVAETLKHIPTLEYESLKGGVIYQDGQFDDARLAISLAQTAADHGATIVNYFKVTNFIKVQNFIAGVLATDVLSGNEFELKSKVVINATGVFVDSLMQADDPNHKKIIAPSQGIHLVLDKDFLPGKSAIMVPHTDDGRVLFAIPWHNKVVVGTTDTPVTEPSLEPKALPEEIDFILKHAARYLEKDPTASDVKSVFAGLRPLVKNGNGGHTATISRDHSILISESGLITVAGGKWTTYRKMGEDVIDKACLVGSLTERKSITSDLKIHGWTDNIDSNDDLRHYGSDIVPLRKLHADCPELGEKIHPSLPYLKAEIIWGIREEMAMTLEDVLARRTRALLLDAQVTINIAREVALMMAGELNKDESWVDSQLTNFSKVAENYRIKS; from the coding sequence ATGAAGCGCCAGCAAATGTTAGATGCTATAAACCTGATGGAGGGGCAAACCTGGGATATCATAATTGTAGGAGGTGGAGCCACAGGTTTGGGTGCGGCTGTTGAATCAGCAACCCGGGGATATAAAACGTTATTACTCGAGCAAGAAGACTTTGCAAAGGGAACATCAAGCCGATCAACGAAACTTATACACGGTGGTGTAAGGTATTTACAGCAAGGTAATCTTTCATTAGTACTTGAGGCATTAAAAGAACGAGGCCTTTTAATTCAAAATGCCCCACACTTGGTTCATAACTTATCATTTATTGTACCTAATTACAATTGGTGGTCTGGCCCTTTTTATGGCATTGGACTAAAGTTTTATGATTTATTGGCAGGAAAACTAGGATTAGGCCCTTCTGAGTTTCTTTCGGTTGCTGAAACCCTGAAACATATACCCACATTAGAATATGAAAGTTTAAAGGGGGGGGTTATTTATCAGGATGGCCAGTTTGATGATGCACGTTTGGCCATAAGTCTGGCACAAACCGCGGCTGATCATGGAGCTACAATTGTCAATTATTTCAAAGTAACTAATTTCATTAAGGTACAAAATTTCATTGCGGGAGTTTTGGCCACAGATGTTCTTTCAGGCAATGAGTTTGAACTAAAAAGCAAAGTTGTAATTAACGCAACTGGCGTTTTTGTAGATTCATTAATGCAAGCCGACGATCCCAATCATAAAAAAATCATTGCACCAAGCCAAGGGATTCATCTGGTTTTAGACAAAGATTTCCTACCTGGAAAGAGCGCTATTATGGTTCCACATACAGATGACGGAAGGGTATTATTCGCTATCCCCTGGCATAATAAAGTGGTCGTTGGAACAACTGATACGCCTGTTACCGAGCCCAGCCTGGAACCCAAAGCCCTGCCTGAAGAAATTGATTTTATATTGAAACATGCAGCTCGCTACTTAGAAAAGGACCCTACGGCCAGTGATGTTAAAAGTGTTTTTGCCGGATTACGTCCCCTCGTAAAAAATGGAAATGGAGGCCACACGGCAACCATATCCAGAGATCACAGCATTTTGATTTCAGAATCAGGCTTAATAACCGTAGCAGGTGGCAAATGGACAACCTATCGAAAAATGGGTGAAGATGTGATTGATAAGGCTTGTTTAGTTGGCTCCCTTACCGAGCGTAAATCTATTACCAGCGATTTAAAAATCCATGGTTGGACGGATAATATTGACTCAAATGATGATCTGCGTCATTATGGATCAGATATTGTTCCCCTCAGAAAATTGCATGCTGACTGTCCAGAATTGGGAGAAAAAATTCATCCTTCCTTACCTTATCTAAAAGCAGAAATAATTTGGGGGATTCGAGAAGAAATGGCAATGACATTGGAGGATGTTTTGGCGCGCCGAACGCGTGCTCTTTTATTAGATGCACAGGTTACTATCAATATTGCCAGAGAGGTTGCATTAATGATGGCTGGTGAGTTGAACAAGGATGAAAGTTGGGTTGATTCTCAGCTGACTAACTTTTCAAAAGTGGCTGAAAACTACCGCATTAAAAGCTAG